The following are encoded in a window of Arthrobacter sp. OAP107 genomic DNA:
- a CDS encoding UPF0182 family protein, with protein sequence MSRPASPTPPGKLQTRRGALTPTLIVVALVVVGFIFFANVWTDVLWYQQLGYFEVFLTENLARIGIFAAGFLLMFAAVFYAIRIAYHARPVYAPDSEIRDNLNRYQAQLEPVRRVVMIGLPVLFGLFAGSAASSQWQKVMLFFNQESFGQNDPEFGLDIGFYLMTLPFLGFVTGFLISVAIVAGIAGILTHYLYGSIRIMERGIFTSRAAQIHLAVTGASFLILLGINFWLDRYSALQNSGGRWAGALYTDVNAVIPTKAILAVAAALVAILFIVAAVIGKWRLPVIGTAMLIITSILAGGVYPWVIQQFQVRPSEQTLERKYIERNIGMTRAAYGLDQVKVERYNATTTTTAGALAPDAQTTANIRLLDPNLISDAFSQLEQFRPYYQFPKALNVDRYMVDGKMQDTVIAVRELNPDGLAADQQSWLNRHVVYTHGYGVVAAKGNKFTVDGKPEFLQSGIPSTGVLGNDQTYEPRIYFGEDSPEYSIVGAPEGAPHREQDRPASKEGGETQYTFTGNGGPNVGSFFNKVLYSIKFQSSDLLLSDGVNEASQILYERNPRERVQKVAPYLTVDGNAYPAVVDGRVKWIVDGYTTSQYYPYSQQEQLSDATTDSQTTAGRNVALPNSSVNYIRNSVKATVDAYDGSVTLYAWDDQDPLLKAWQKVFPSTLKPYSEMSAAVMSHVRYPEDLFKVQRELLGRYHVTDPVSFYKNDDAWSVPNDPTVSQEVKQPPFYMSLQMPDQKTPAFQLTSSYIPQVVNNNARNVLYGFLAADSDAGSKKGVKSESYGQLRLLQVPPEAQVPGPGQAQNKFNSDPAVSQALNLLRQGASDVLNGNLLTLPAARGMLYIQPVYLKSTGETSYPTLQRVLVAFGDKIGFAPTLDEALNQLFGGRSGAQAGDSPNNGKTPTTPGGGTTPPSTGSEDAKAALKAALDEANAAIKAGQAALAKGDFAAYGEQQKKLSAALQKALDAEAKLGSTGTASTPTSPSATPTPTPSG encoded by the coding sequence TTGTCCCGTCCTGCCAGCCCCACCCCGCCCGGAAAACTCCAGACAAGGCGCGGTGCATTGACGCCCACGCTCATCGTCGTTGCGCTGGTTGTTGTCGGGTTCATCTTCTTCGCCAACGTGTGGACGGACGTCCTGTGGTACCAGCAGCTTGGCTACTTCGAGGTGTTCCTGACTGAGAACCTGGCGAGGATCGGCATTTTCGCCGCCGGCTTCCTCCTCATGTTCGCGGCCGTGTTTTACGCGATCCGGATCGCTTACCACGCCCGGCCCGTCTATGCGCCGGACTCGGAAATCCGGGACAACCTCAACCGCTACCAGGCGCAGCTGGAACCCGTGCGGCGCGTGGTCATGATCGGGCTGCCCGTGCTGTTCGGGCTCTTCGCCGGCAGCGCGGCCTCCAGCCAGTGGCAGAAGGTCATGCTGTTCTTCAACCAGGAGTCCTTCGGCCAGAACGATCCGGAGTTCGGACTCGACATCGGCTTCTACCTGATGACGCTGCCGTTCCTGGGCTTCGTCACCGGTTTCCTGATCAGCGTGGCGATCGTGGCCGGCATCGCGGGCATCCTCACGCACTACCTGTACGGCAGCATCAGGATCATGGAACGCGGCATCTTCACCAGCCGCGCGGCGCAGATCCACCTCGCCGTTACCGGTGCCTCCTTCCTGATCCTGCTGGGCATCAACTTCTGGCTAGACCGCTACTCCGCACTGCAGAACAGCGGCGGACGCTGGGCCGGCGCGCTGTACACCGATGTCAACGCCGTCATCCCGACCAAGGCGATCCTGGCCGTCGCGGCGGCCCTCGTCGCCATCCTCTTCATCGTCGCTGCCGTCATCGGCAAGTGGCGGCTCCCGGTAATCGGCACGGCCATGCTGATCATCACCTCCATCCTGGCCGGCGGCGTCTACCCGTGGGTCATCCAGCAGTTCCAGGTCCGCCCGTCCGAGCAGACCCTGGAACGGAAGTACATCGAGCGCAACATCGGCATGACCCGGGCGGCCTACGGCCTGGACCAGGTGAAGGTGGAGCGGTACAACGCCACCACCACCACGACAGCCGGCGCCCTGGCCCCGGACGCGCAGACCACGGCCAACATCCGGCTCCTGGACCCGAACCTGATCTCGGACGCCTTCTCGCAGCTTGAGCAGTTCCGCCCTTACTACCAGTTCCCCAAGGCACTCAACGTGGACCGGTACATGGTGGATGGCAAGATGCAGGACACCGTCATCGCGGTGCGCGAGCTGAACCCGGACGGCCTCGCCGCCGACCAGCAGTCCTGGCTGAACCGCCACGTCGTCTACACCCACGGCTACGGTGTTGTTGCCGCGAAGGGCAACAAGTTCACGGTTGACGGAAAGCCGGAGTTCCTGCAGTCCGGCATCCCGTCCACCGGCGTTCTCGGCAATGACCAGACCTACGAACCGCGCATCTACTTCGGCGAGGATTCCCCGGAATACTCGATTGTGGGTGCTCCGGAAGGCGCGCCGCACCGCGAACAGGACCGCCCGGCCTCCAAGGAGGGCGGCGAAACGCAGTACACGTTCACCGGAAACGGCGGCCCGAACGTCGGCAGCTTCTTCAACAAGGTTCTCTACTCGATCAAGTTCCAGTCCTCGGACCTGCTGCTGTCCGACGGCGTGAACGAGGCCTCCCAGATCCTGTACGAACGCAACCCGCGGGAACGCGTGCAGAAGGTTGCTCCTTACCTGACGGTGGACGGCAACGCCTACCCCGCCGTGGTTGACGGCCGGGTCAAGTGGATCGTGGACGGCTACACCACCAGCCAGTACTACCCGTACTCGCAGCAGGAACAGCTCTCCGACGCCACCACGGATTCACAGACCACGGCCGGCCGCAACGTGGCGCTGCCCAACAGCTCAGTCAACTACATCCGCAACTCGGTCAAGGCCACCGTGGACGCCTACGACGGTTCCGTGACACTGTACGCGTGGGATGACCAGGATCCCCTCCTGAAGGCCTGGCAGAAGGTGTTCCCTTCCACCCTGAAGCCCTACTCGGAGATGTCCGCCGCTGTTATGAGCCACGTCCGCTACCCGGAGGACCTGTTCAAGGTCCAGCGTGAGCTGCTGGGCCGCTACCACGTGACGGATCCGGTGAGCTTCTACAAGAACGACGACGCGTGGAGCGTTCCGAACGATCCCACCGTGTCGCAGGAGGTCAAGCAGCCGCCGTTCTACATGTCGCTGCAGATGCCGGACCAGAAGACACCGGCGTTCCAGCTGACCTCGTCCTATATTCCGCAGGTGGTCAACAACAACGCGCGCAACGTCCTGTACGGCTTCCTCGCAGCTGATTCCGACGCGGGCTCGAAGAAGGGCGTGAAGTCCGAGAGCTACGGGCAGCTGCGGCTCCTGCAGGTCCCGCCCGAAGCCCAGGTGCCCGGCCCCGGCCAGGCACAGAACAAGTTCAACTCGGATCCCGCGGTCTCGCAGGCCCTGAACCTGCTGCGGCAGGGCGCGTCGGATGTGCTCAACGGCAACCTGCTGACACTTCCCGCGGCCCGCGGCATGCTCTACATACAGCCCGTCTACCTCAAGTCCACAGGTGAGACCTCCTACCCGACCCTGCAGCGGGTGCTCGTGGCCTTCGGTGACAAGATCGGCTTCGCGCCCACCCTGGACGAGGCCCTCAACCAGCTGTTTGGCGGCCGGTCCGGGGCCCAGGCCGGGGACTCGCCGAACAACGGCAAGACACCGACGACACCGGGCGGCGGGACGACACCGCCGTCCACGGGTTCGGAGGATGCCAAGGCAGCACTGAAGGCTGCCCTGGATGAGGCGAACGCGGCCATCAAGGCAGGCCAGGCTGCGCTGGCCAAGGGTGACTTCGCGGCGTACGGCGAGCAGCAGAAGAAGCTGTCCGCCGCGCTGCAGAAGGCTCTCGACGCGGAGGCGAAGCTGGGCAGCACCGGAACTGCCAGCACCCCGACGTCGCCATCCGCGACACCGACGCCGACACCCAGCGGCTGA
- a CDS encoding cytochrome b/b6 domain-containing protein: MSTTKNKTGTAKGKRSRLYWTVPAVLVAAVLVVLLAKWATGLSGVQSFLASYPGHSELPAGAPVGFPAWLAWQHFLNAFFLLLIIRSGWQVRTTTRPAGYWTRNNKGFIKTRTAPTKISLDLWFHLTLDALWILNGLVFVILLFATGQWTRIVPTSWDVFPNAVSAALQYASLNWPTEDGWVNYNALQLLAYFATVFIAAPLAFITGLRMSAAWPKKAAGLNKAFPIEAARAVHFPVMIYFVAFIVVHVFLVLATGALRNLNHMYGGSDDVSWVGFWFCVASVAVMVGAWFLARPLFLRPIASLMGKVTNR, translated from the coding sequence ATGTCCACAACGAAGAACAAAACCGGCACTGCGAAAGGCAAGCGGTCCAGGCTCTACTGGACGGTGCCGGCGGTCCTCGTGGCTGCAGTGCTGGTGGTTCTGCTCGCAAAGTGGGCCACGGGCCTCTCCGGCGTACAGTCCTTCCTGGCTTCTTACCCGGGGCACTCGGAGCTTCCTGCCGGCGCCCCCGTCGGCTTCCCGGCCTGGCTGGCGTGGCAGCACTTCCTGAACGCGTTCTTCCTGCTGCTTATCATCCGTTCGGGGTGGCAGGTCCGCACCACCACCCGCCCCGCAGGCTACTGGACCCGGAACAACAAGGGGTTCATCAAAACCAGGACGGCGCCCACCAAGATCAGCCTCGATCTCTGGTTCCACCTCACCCTCGATGCGCTGTGGATCCTGAACGGGCTGGTCTTTGTGATCCTGCTCTTCGCAACCGGTCAGTGGACCCGGATCGTCCCTACGTCGTGGGATGTTTTCCCCAACGCCGTCTCGGCCGCCCTGCAGTACGCGTCGCTGAACTGGCCCACGGAGGACGGCTGGGTGAACTACAACGCCCTGCAGCTGCTGGCCTACTTCGCCACGGTGTTCATCGCTGCTCCGCTGGCCTTCATCACCGGCCTGCGGATGTCCGCCGCGTGGCCCAAAAAGGCGGCCGGGCTGAACAAGGCCTTCCCCATCGAGGCCGCCCGCGCAGTGCATTTCCCGGTGATGATCTACTTCGTGGCCTTCATCGTGGTGCACGTGTTCCTGGTTCTGGCCACGGGCGCGCTCCGGAACCTCAACCACATGTACGGCGGGAGCGATGACGTGAGCTGGGTCGGCTTCTGGTTCTGCGTCGCATCGGTCGCGGTCATGGTGGGAGCCTGGTTCCTGGCCCGGCCGCTGTTCCTGCGGCCCATCGCATCGCTCATGGGCAAGGTCACCAACCGGTAG